A single genomic interval of Bacillus smithii harbors:
- the gnd gene encoding phosphogluconate dehydrogenase (NAD(+)-dependent, decarboxylating) produces the protein MKIGLIGLGKMGLNLGQNLIDHRHEVVAYDVNPKAVEEIQKYGAQGTSSLQELVDSLEKPRIVWIMVPHGVVDSVLSDLKPLLEKDDIVIEAGNSHYKESIRRYNEFKEAGIRFMDAGTSGGMEGARHGACYMVGGDPEAWKIVEPIFRDTAVENGYLYAGKPGSGHFLKMVHNGIEYGMMAAIGEGFEVLEKSDFDFDYEKVARVWNNGSVIRSWLMELTERAFSKDAKLDGIKGVMHSSGEGKWTVETALDLQTATPVIALSLLMRYRSLENDTFTGKVVAALRNEFGGHAVEKASGK, from the coding sequence ATGAAAATTGGATTAATCGGTTTAGGAAAAATGGGGCTGAATTTAGGCCAAAACTTAATCGACCATCGCCACGAAGTGGTGGCGTATGACGTCAATCCCAAGGCGGTGGAAGAAATCCAAAAATATGGCGCTCAAGGAACTTCCAGCTTACAAGAATTGGTGGACTCGTTGGAAAAGCCAAGAATTGTCTGGATCATGGTGCCGCATGGTGTGGTAGATTCCGTCCTCAGCGACCTTAAGCCACTTTTGGAAAAAGACGATATTGTCATCGAAGCGGGGAATTCCCACTATAAAGAGTCGATTCGTCGCTACAACGAGTTCAAAGAAGCGGGCATCCGCTTCATGGATGCCGGTACTTCCGGAGGCATGGAAGGAGCTCGCCATGGGGCTTGTTATATGGTAGGGGGAGATCCCGAAGCTTGGAAGATCGTGGAACCGATTTTCCGGGATACCGCTGTGGAAAACGGCTATTTATATGCCGGTAAACCGGGTAGCGGCCACTTCTTGAAAATGGTCCACAACGGCATTGAATACGGGATGATGGCCGCCATTGGAGAAGGATTTGAAGTGTTGGAGAAAAGCGACTTTGATTTTGACTACGAAAAAGTCGCGAGAGTATGGAACAATGGGTCCGTCATTCGTTCCTGGCTGATGGAATTAACCGAACGCGCCTTCTCGAAAGATGCGAAATTAGACGGCATCAAAGGCGTGATGCACTCTTCCGGTGAAGGAAAATGGACGGTGGAAACGGCTCTGGATTTACAAACGGCCACACCGGTTATCGCCCTGTCTTTATTGATGAGATATCGTTCGCTCGAAAACGATACCTTTACAGGAAAAGTCGTCGCCGCTTTGCGCAATGAATTTGGCGGACATGCGGTGGAAAAAGCAAGCGGCAAATAA
- a CDS encoding glucose-6-phosphate isomerase, whose amino-acid sequence MSISFDYSNALSFMKQSEIENLSEFVKVAHTMIHEKKGPGSDFLGWVDLPFRYDRDEFARIKQAAERIRSHSDALVVIGIGGSYLGARAAIEALSHSFHNQMNDQTQIYFAGYNISSTYMAHLLELLEGKDISVNVISKSGTTTEPAIAFRIFRDYMEKKYGKEEAKKRIFVTTDKEKGALKKLADQEGYETFVIPDDVGGRYSVLTAVGLLPIAVAGLNIDQMMEGAAAAARKYNHPDLLTNESYQYAAVRNILYRKGKAIELLVNYEPSLHCVSEWWKQLFGESEGKDQKALFPASVDFSTDLHSMGQYVQEGRRLLIETVLQVKKPRIEVTIQEDPDNIDGLNFLAGKTMDEVNKKAFQGTLLAHVDGEVPNLVVELDEMNEFTFGEMVYFFEKACAISGHLLGVNPFDQPGVEAYKKNMFALLGKPGFEAERETLMKRLSK is encoded by the coding sequence ATGTCCATTTCTTTTGATTACTCAAATGCATTATCCTTTATGAAACAAAGCGAAATCGAAAATCTCAGCGAATTTGTCAAAGTCGCTCATACGATGATTCATGAAAAGAAGGGACCCGGCTCTGATTTTCTGGGCTGGGTGGACTTGCCGTTCCGGTATGATCGGGACGAATTTGCGCGCATCAAACAAGCGGCGGAGAGAATTCGAAGCCACTCGGATGCTTTGGTGGTCATCGGCATCGGAGGCTCTTACTTGGGGGCAAGGGCAGCGATTGAAGCGTTGTCCCATAGCTTCCATAACCAAATGAACGATCAGACTCAAATTTATTTTGCCGGCTACAATATCAGTTCGACTTATATGGCTCATTTACTGGAGCTGTTGGAAGGAAAAGACATCTCCGTCAACGTGATTTCGAAATCCGGAACTACGACCGAACCGGCGATTGCTTTCCGGATTTTCCGGGACTACATGGAGAAAAAATACGGAAAAGAAGAAGCGAAAAAACGGATTTTCGTCACCACCGACAAGGAAAAAGGCGCCTTGAAAAAATTGGCCGATCAAGAAGGATATGAAACCTTTGTCATTCCGGACGATGTCGGGGGAAGATATTCGGTTTTAACCGCTGTCGGTCTCTTGCCGATCGCCGTAGCCGGACTGAACATTGATCAAATGATGGAAGGAGCCGCTGCGGCTGCACGCAAATACAATCATCCGGATCTTTTAACCAATGAAAGCTATCAATATGCCGCGGTGCGAAACATTCTGTACCGGAAAGGAAAGGCCATCGAATTGCTGGTGAATTATGAGCCTTCCCTTCATTGTGTATCCGAATGGTGGAAACAGCTGTTTGGAGAAAGCGAAGGAAAAGATCAAAAAGCGCTTTTCCCGGCATCGGTTGATTTTTCCACGGACTTGCATTCCATGGGTCAATACGTTCAAGAAGGCCGTCGCCTTCTGATCGAAACGGTCTTGCAAGTGAAGAAACCGCGAATCGAAGTCACCATCCAAGAAGATCCGGATAATATCGATGGATTAAACTTCTTGGCCGGTAAAACGATGGATGAAGTGAATAAAAAAGCGTTCCAAGGGACTTTATTGGCTCATGTCGACGGGGAAGTGCCGAACCTGGTAGTGGAACTGGACGAAATGAATGAATTCACTTTCGGAGAAATGGTGTACTTCTTTGAGAAAGCTTGTGCCATCAGCGGACACTTGCTGGGTGTGAACCCATTCGATCAACCGGGAGTGGAAGCCTATAAAAAGAATATGTTTGCGCTGCTTGGAAAACCGGGATTTGAAGCAGAAAGAGAAACGCTGATGAAACGGTTGTCCAAATAA
- a CDS encoding MFS transporter, with amino-acid sequence METKNTFLYLLKENKEFKKLFYGQTFSVLGDWFQTIALLGFVYSETKSTFLLALTFISKGLPQLILSPFIGYFVDRYSKKKIMFYTDIIRGVIVLGFLLAYKFIWIIFILNILLSILQTLFEPARQGAVKYTVKKEQIVIANSLSSTMNGFMSVVGASLGGMVAELLSIQTAFIINSFSFFLSAWFIYSSKIPHNLEKNTTNRFYKDIKEGYQFIIHHKIILTLILVGMSWGVIGGAYQLFLTYYAEEVFHAGSTGIGLLYTIQGIGMIGGGIIVKNFIGSDDHKMKKAFGLAYLFQGVFFLFFVLSSTVYVGCMMLLFMRMAGGVIIPLDTTFIQNYTDDDKIGKVFSLHYSIYSSLINLSMFVSGILLERISPKVFGVFLGMLCIFISLIWLYMYYFHKLDEDQNLNQSASSR; translated from the coding sequence ATGGAGACTAAAAACACATTTTTGTATTTGCTGAAAGAAAACAAAGAATTTAAAAAATTGTTTTATGGACAAACTTTTAGTGTATTGGGAGATTGGTTTCAAACGATCGCCTTATTAGGATTCGTGTATTCTGAAACAAAATCTACTTTTCTGTTAGCTCTTACGTTCATCAGTAAAGGATTGCCTCAGCTGATTTTGAGCCCCTTTATCGGATATTTCGTTGACCGTTACAGCAAAAAGAAGATTATGTTTTATACAGACATCATTCGGGGAGTCATTGTTCTAGGTTTTTTACTCGCCTATAAATTTATTTGGATTATTTTCATACTGAATATTTTATTATCGATTTTACAAACTTTATTTGAGCCTGCCAGACAAGGAGCAGTGAAATATACAGTAAAAAAAGAACAAATAGTGATTGCCAATTCGTTGTCCAGTACGATGAATGGATTCATGTCTGTCGTTGGCGCTTCTTTAGGGGGAATGGTTGCAGAACTGTTGAGTATACAAACGGCATTTATAATAAACAGTTTTTCTTTTTTTCTTTCTGCATGGTTTATTTATTCGAGTAAAATACCGCATAATCTTGAAAAGAATACAACCAATCGTTTTTATAAGGATATAAAGGAAGGGTATCAGTTTATCATCCATCATAAAATCATTCTTACTTTAATATTGGTAGGCATGTCATGGGGAGTGATTGGCGGAGCTTATCAATTATTTTTAACCTATTATGCTGAAGAGGTTTTTCATGCAGGAAGTACAGGAATCGGCCTATTATATACGATACAAGGAATCGGAATGATAGGCGGAGGCATCATCGTTAAAAATTTCATTGGCAGCGATGATCATAAGATGAAGAAGGCATTCGGATTAGCCTATCTTTTTCAAGGAGTCTTTTTCTTATTTTTTGTTTTGTCTTCTACTGTTTATGTTGGATGTATGATGTTGTTGTTTATGAGAATGGCAGGAGGAGTCATTATTCCTCTTGATACTACTTTCATTCAAAACTACACGGATGATGACAAGATCGGCAAGGTTTTTTCTTTACATTATTCCATCTATAGTTCACTGATTAACTTGTCTATGTTTGTTTCAGGAATATTATTAGAAAGGATCTCTCCTAAAGTTTTTGGAGTATTTTTAGGAATGCTTTGCATCTTCATTAGCTTGATATGGTTATACATGTATTACTTTCATAAATTGGACGAAGATCAGAATTTGAATCAGTCTGCGAGTTCCCGTTGA
- a CDS encoding LLM class flavin-dependent oxidoreductase: MTKKRMYLNAFDMNCAGHQSPGLWTHPKDKSSTYKDAEYWTHLAKVLERGRFDAIFLADVLGTYDVYQGSRDPAVRQGAQVPVNDPAFVVPIMAQVTKHLGFGLTVSTTYEHPYIFARRMSTLDHLTKGRIGWNIVTSYLNSAAVNIGLDQQISHDERYEIADEYMEVVYKLWEGSWEDDAVVLDKENKLYTDPEKVHDIRHEGKYYKVPGAHLCEPSPQRTPVIFQAGASKRGRQFAAKHAELVFISVPTEQIGKTYVEALREEAKNAGHNSEEIKILSLFTPIIGRTQEEAEAKFREYQSHVSYEGGLALLGGWTGVDFSRYAPDDKIEYVKNDAIHSAIETFTKIDPTKQWTVREVAEFVGIGGMGKVAVGTPEKIADEMERWMDETGVDGFNIAYAVTPGTFEEFVDDVIPILQNRGLVRKEYEEGTFRKNLFGYDHLPDHHPGRQYRNRFSFQRST; the protein is encoded by the coding sequence ATGACAAAAAAAAGAATGTATTTAAATGCTTTTGACATGAATTGTGCAGGACATCAATCTCCGGGTTTATGGACGCATCCGAAAGATAAATCTTCCACCTATAAAGATGCGGAATATTGGACACATTTAGCCAAGGTATTAGAAAGAGGACGATTTGATGCGATCTTTCTGGCAGATGTTTTAGGGACTTATGATGTTTATCAAGGATCGCGTGATCCGGCGGTACGTCAAGGGGCACAGGTTCCTGTTAATGATCCGGCGTTTGTTGTTCCTATCATGGCTCAAGTGACCAAACATTTAGGCTTTGGACTAACAGTATCCACAACTTACGAACATCCTTACATATTTGCCAGACGTATGTCCACTTTGGATCATTTGACAAAAGGGCGCATCGGCTGGAATATTGTGACCTCTTATTTAAACAGTGCCGCTGTTAATATCGGATTGGATCAACAAATCAGCCATGACGAACGCTATGAAATCGCGGATGAGTATATGGAAGTGGTTTATAAACTGTGGGAAGGCAGCTGGGAGGATGATGCAGTCGTATTGGACAAAGAAAACAAGCTTTATACCGATCCTGAGAAAGTACATGACATTCGACACGAAGGAAAATATTATAAGGTGCCAGGAGCACACTTATGTGAACCTTCACCGCAAAGGACGCCGGTCATTTTTCAAGCCGGGGCTTCCAAAAGAGGCCGCCAATTTGCGGCCAAACATGCTGAACTTGTGTTTATCAGCGTTCCAACCGAACAAATTGGTAAAACATATGTGGAAGCATTGCGTGAAGAAGCGAAAAATGCCGGCCACAATTCGGAGGAAATCAAAATTCTTTCTTTATTTACTCCGATTATTGGACGTACACAAGAAGAAGCAGAAGCGAAGTTTCGTGAGTATCAAAGCCATGTCAGTTATGAAGGCGGATTGGCATTGTTGGGCGGATGGACTGGTGTAGATTTTTCCAGATATGCCCCGGATGACAAAATTGAATACGTTAAAAACGATGCGATACATTCAGCGATCGAGACATTTACAAAAATTGATCCAACGAAACAATGGACGGTCAGAGAAGTCGCTGAATTTGTAGGAATAGGTGGAATGGGAAAAGTTGCGGTTGGAACTCCTGAAAAAATTGCGGATGAGATGGAACGATGGATGGATGAAACGGGAGTTGACGGCTTTAATATCGCTTATGCGGTGACACCGGGTACATTTGAAGAATTTGTAGATGATGTAATTCCGATTTTACAAAATCGAGGTCTTGTGCGGAAGGAATATGAGGAAGGCACTTTCCGGAAAAACTTATTTGGATACGACCATTTGCCGGACCATCACCCGGGACGCCAGTATCGAAATCGTTTTTCTTTTCAAAGGAGTACATAA
- a CDS encoding LLM class oxidoreductase yields MEKFQNHRGYKRMYQENKLTLGLFFPIESYMSDVPEMNIEKQIKLAKRAEELKFAAVFARDVPLRDPNFGDVGQMYDPFTYLGFIAAHTEKIALGTASIILTLRHPLHVAKAAASVDKLSGERLILGVATGDRPIEFPAFSVDANDRGTLFQESIAVMREVWAKNFPRIHTSRVDLMNGDLLPKPNLSSIPVMVTGHSSQSPEWIAANSDGWIYYPRPLHYQAELIKNWRSLTDEFKPFTQSLYIDLTEDPNHVPIPIHLGFRIGRNFLIEFLQALNDVGVNHIIINLKYGRRPVEEVIEELGEYILPHFPALTED; encoded by the coding sequence ATGGAAAAATTTCAAAATCATAGAGGATATAAACGGATGTATCAAGAGAACAAACTCACTCTCGGGCTGTTCTTCCCTATTGAATCCTATATGAGCGACGTCCCTGAAATGAATATAGAAAAGCAAATAAAACTAGCCAAAAGAGCAGAAGAACTAAAATTTGCCGCCGTATTTGCCAGAGACGTTCCTTTACGCGATCCTAATTTCGGCGACGTGGGCCAAATGTATGATCCATTTACTTATCTTGGATTTATAGCCGCCCACACAGAGAAAATTGCCCTGGGAACCGCAAGCATTATTTTAACATTGCGCCATCCGCTCCACGTAGCAAAAGCGGCAGCTTCTGTTGACAAACTTTCCGGTGAACGACTCATTCTCGGTGTGGCAACAGGCGACCGCCCTATTGAATTTCCGGCTTTTTCGGTAGATGCAAATGATCGCGGTACTTTATTTCAAGAATCTATTGCGGTCATGAGAGAAGTATGGGCAAAAAATTTCCCTAGAATTCATACTTCCCGGGTCGACCTAATGAACGGAGACCTTTTACCAAAGCCGAATTTATCCTCCATTCCGGTGATGGTAACCGGTCATAGTTCTCAATCTCCTGAATGGATTGCAGCAAACAGCGATGGATGGATTTATTATCCGCGACCACTTCATTACCAAGCGGAACTGATTAAAAATTGGCGGTCTCTAACAGATGAATTTAAGCCTTTTACTCAATCTCTTTATATTGATTTGACAGAGGATCCGAATCATGTACCTATCCCGATCCATCTTGGATTTAGAATCGGACGCAACTTTCTGATTGAATTTTTGCAAGCACTAAACGACGTGGGAGTCAATCATATCATCATCAATTTGAAATATGGACGACGTCCGGTTGAAGAAGTCATTGAAGAACTAGGCGAATACATCCTTCCTCATTTCCCTGCTTTAACAGAAGATTAA
- the mnmA gene encoding tRNA 2-thiouridine(34) synthase MnmA — translation MSRKKRVVVGMSGGVDSSVAAYLLKKEGYEVIGVFMKNWDDKNDDGVCTATEDYEDVKKVSNQLGIPYYSVNFEKEYWDRVFTYFLEELKLGRTPNPDVLCNAEIKFKAFIDFALSLDADYIATGHYARVNRENGEIHLLRGKDSKKDQSYFLSQLTKEQLSKVLFPLGELTKDEVRKIAKELNLFTANKKDSTGICFIGERNFKSFLKNFLPAQPGVIRSINGEVLGRHEGLMYYTIGQRRGLGIGAKGNGEPWFVVDKDLNNNTLIVAQGKDHPALFSNAAIVSDVHFISGDDSPRSFSCTAKFRYRQEDQKVKVHVRPDKTALVEYEQPIKAVTPGQVVVFYDNDVCLGSGIIDKVRKEDASDSIVA, via the coding sequence ATGAGTCGAAAGAAAAGAGTCGTTGTAGGAATGTCAGGAGGAGTCGATTCTTCCGTTGCTGCCTACCTTCTTAAAAAAGAAGGATATGAAGTTATAGGCGTTTTTATGAAGAATTGGGATGACAAAAATGATGATGGTGTCTGCACAGCTACGGAAGACTATGAAGATGTAAAAAAAGTTTCGAATCAACTAGGAATCCCTTACTACAGTGTCAATTTTGAAAAAGAATACTGGGATCGAGTCTTCACTTATTTTTTGGAAGAACTGAAATTAGGAAGAACCCCCAATCCAGATGTTTTGTGTAATGCGGAAATCAAATTTAAAGCCTTTATAGACTTTGCTCTGTCTTTAGATGCAGATTACATCGCGACGGGACATTATGCCAGAGTCAATAGAGAAAACGGCGAAATCCATTTATTGAGAGGAAAAGATTCAAAAAAAGACCAAAGCTATTTTTTGAGTCAATTAACGAAAGAACAATTATCAAAAGTTCTATTCCCGCTCGGAGAGTTAACGAAAGATGAAGTGCGAAAAATCGCTAAGGAATTAAACCTTTTTACTGCCAATAAAAAAGATAGCACCGGTATTTGTTTTATCGGAGAAAGAAACTTCAAAAGTTTTTTAAAGAATTTTCTTCCTGCACAACCCGGAGTCATTCGCTCGATCAATGGAGAAGTGCTGGGACGGCATGAAGGATTAATGTACTATACGATCGGACAAAGAAGAGGACTCGGTATCGGAGCAAAAGGCAACGGCGAACCTTGGTTTGTCGTAGATAAAGATTTAAATAACAATACGTTAATCGTCGCTCAAGGCAAAGACCATCCGGCCCTTTTCTCAAATGCTGCCATCGTTTCCGACGTACACTTTATCAGCGGAGATGACAGTCCACGATCATTCTCTTGTACGGCCAAATTCAGATATCGTCAAGAAGACCAAAAAGTAAAAGTGCATGTTCGTCCTGACAAAACCGCTTTAGTGGAATATGAACAACCGATAAAAGCGGTGACACCGGGACAAGTCGTCGTATTTTATGACAATGATGTTTGTCTTGGCAGCGGAATTATCGATAAGGTGAGAAAAGAAGATGCTTCTGACTCTATTGTCGCTTAA
- a CDS encoding RrF2 family transcriptional regulator: MNSDFSIAVHCVTYLATRSEQIVTSEDIAHSVTVHPARLRKILSLLRKEGIILSKEGAKGGFSLKEKAENITLDKIFMLTSEGTLVPKCPEANENCIVGKNLSSILINIFDDAEKHLMNYLKGITIQDIINKINKR, from the coding sequence TTGAATAGTGATTTTTCTATTGCAGTCCACTGCGTTACTTATTTGGCCACAAGATCTGAACAGATTGTAACGAGCGAAGACATTGCCCACAGCGTAACTGTTCATCCTGCACGATTAAGAAAAATTTTAAGTTTGCTTCGAAAAGAAGGAATTATCTTATCAAAAGAAGGAGCAAAAGGAGGATTTTCTTTAAAAGAAAAAGCGGAAAATATCACATTAGACAAAATCTTTATGCTTACGAGCGAAGGCACACTGGTACCAAAATGTCCCGAAGCAAATGAAAACTGTATTGTAGGAAAAAATTTGTCTTCCATACTGATCAATATTTTTGACGATGCCGAGAAACATCTGATGAATTATTTAAAGGGGATTACGATACAAGATATTATAAATAAAATTAATAAAAGATAA
- a CDS encoding alpha-galactosidase has product MSFSPKAMIRFNKKTKEFHLQGKDFSYIIKILKNNQLGQLYFGKKIRDRKSFSHLYSIRSRPLVACVYEGDSFSLDTLKQEYPSYGTTDFREPAFQILQENGSRITNFEYQHHKIYKGKPKLEGLPATYVEKGEEAITLEISLYDKLIDTEIQLLYTVFSEWNALARSARVVNHGQQALNLTRIMSASIDFFDSQFEMVHLSGSWGRERYVKMRKLQPGIQSISSTRGASSSQQNPFIALKRPDATEHRGEVYGFSLVYSGNFLAQVEVDHYDVARVTMGIHPFDFNWLLGQGESFQTPEVVMVYSDQGLNGMSQTYHQLYRTRLAKGYWRDKERPVLINNWEATYFHFDEEKLIKIAKTAKELGIELFVLDDGWFGKRNDSKTSLGDWFVNNRKLPSGIAGLAQKINDLGMKFGLWFEPEMVSKASRLYEQHPDWVIKVPGRRMSQGRNQYVLDFSRKEVVDHIYGMMAQILREAPISYVKWDMNRYMTEIGSADLPPERQREVPHRYILGVYDLYERLTTEFPHVLFESSAAGGARFDPGMLYYAPQTWTSDNTDAIERLKIQYGTSFLYPLSAIGAHVTSVPNHQVKRITSLEARAHVAFFGVFGYELDVTKLSEKDKQKVKEQIAFYKKNRKWIMNGTFYRIRSPFEDDGNIVSWMVVSEDQKEALVGYYQVLGTANPGFSRILLKGLRTDYEYEIEGIDGTYFGDELMYVGLLLEDAKGKGDFYSKIYKLKAIQSDEKVGMKNR; this is encoded by the coding sequence ATGTCTTTTTCACCAAAAGCGATGATTCGTTTTAATAAAAAAACGAAAGAGTTTCACCTTCAAGGAAAAGATTTCAGCTACATTATCAAAATTTTGAAAAACAACCAGCTAGGGCAACTATATTTCGGAAAAAAAATACGCGACCGAAAGTCTTTTTCCCATCTATATTCAATTCGATCAAGGCCTTTGGTTGCCTGTGTGTATGAGGGGGATTCGTTTTCCCTTGATACTTTAAAACAAGAGTATCCTTCTTATGGTACGACTGATTTTCGTGAGCCCGCGTTTCAAATTCTTCAGGAAAATGGAAGCCGTATTACGAATTTTGAATATCAACATCATAAAATTTATAAAGGAAAGCCGAAATTAGAGGGGCTGCCGGCAACGTATGTGGAAAAAGGCGAAGAGGCGATTACGCTTGAAATTTCGTTGTACGATAAACTGATCGACACCGAAATTCAATTGCTTTACACGGTTTTTAGCGAGTGGAACGCCTTGGCTCGAAGTGCGAGAGTGGTCAATCATGGCCAGCAAGCTTTAAACTTGACCAGAATAATGAGCGCCAGCATCGATTTTTTCGACTCACAATTTGAAATGGTTCACCTCTCCGGATCATGGGGGAGGGAGAGATATGTGAAAATGAGAAAATTACAACCTGGCATTCAGAGTATTTCGAGCACACGGGGGGCGAGCAGTTCACAGCAAAATCCCTTTATCGCTTTGAAAAGACCGGACGCCACAGAACACCGAGGGGAAGTATATGGGTTTAGCCTCGTCTACAGCGGAAATTTTTTGGCACAGGTGGAGGTCGATCATTACGATGTCGCTCGTGTCACAATGGGCATCCATCCTTTTGATTTTAACTGGCTTTTAGGACAAGGAGAAAGTTTTCAAACGCCGGAAGTGGTGATGGTCTACTCTGATCAAGGACTGAATGGGATGAGCCAAACGTATCATCAGTTATATCGCACGAGATTAGCAAAAGGTTATTGGCGAGACAAAGAAAGACCGGTGCTTATTAATAACTGGGAAGCCACTTATTTTCATTTTGATGAAGAAAAACTCATTAAGATTGCTAAAACAGCGAAAGAGTTGGGCATTGAACTGTTTGTTTTGGATGACGGCTGGTTCGGAAAGCGAAATGACAGTAAAACCTCGCTCGGAGACTGGTTTGTGAATAATCGAAAGCTGCCTAGCGGAATCGCAGGGCTGGCTCAAAAGATCAATGACTTAGGAATGAAGTTTGGACTTTGGTTTGAGCCTGAAATGGTTTCCAAAGCTAGCCGATTATACGAACAACATCCGGATTGGGTGATCAAAGTGCCGGGACGGAGGATGTCCCAAGGGAGAAATCAGTATGTATTGGATTTCTCAAGAAAAGAAGTGGTCGATCATATTTATGGAATGATGGCCCAAATTCTTCGGGAAGCACCGATTTCTTATGTGAAGTGGGACATGAATCGCTATATGACAGAAATTGGATCGGCTGATTTACCTCCTGAACGTCAAAGAGAAGTTCCCCATCGTTATATTTTAGGTGTGTATGATCTATACGAAAGATTGACGACGGAATTCCCGCATGTCCTTTTTGAGTCTAGTGCTGCCGGCGGGGCCAGGTTTGATCCGGGAATGTTATATTATGCGCCGCAAACATGGACGAGTGACAACACAGATGCGATCGAACGTTTGAAAATTCAATACGGAACTTCTTTTCTCTATCCTTTAAGCGCAATCGGCGCCCATGTTACGTCTGTTCCGAATCATCAAGTCAAAAGGATCACGAGTCTTGAGGCAAGAGCACATGTGGCGTTCTTCGGAGTATTTGGCTACGAGCTGGATGTCACGAAGCTATCAGAGAAAGACAAACAAAAAGTCAAAGAACAGATTGCCTTTTATAAGAAAAATAGGAAATGGATCATGAATGGAACGTTCTATCGAATAAGAAGCCCTTTTGAAGACGATGGCAACATCGTAAGCTGGATGGTAGTTTCTGAAGATCAAAAAGAGGCGCTTGTTGGGTATTATCAAGTGTTGGGAACAGCTAATCCGGGATTTTCCCGTATTTTGTTAAAAGGTTTGCGAACAGATTATGAGTATGAAATCGAAGGAATAGACGGTACGTATTTTGGAGATGAACTGATGTACGTCGGCCTTCTGTTGGAAGATGCAAAGGGAAAAGGGGACTTCTACTCCAAAATTTATAAATTAAAGGCCATTCAAAGTGATGAAAAAGTGGGGATGAAAAATAGATGA